In a single window of the Oscarella lobularis chromosome 2, ooOscLobu1.1, whole genome shotgun sequence genome:
- the LOC136183721 gene encoding squalene monooxygenase-like: MYGWTFTQLLYVAVANVSLSFALFFWFRRSKNSARNVPKSPVFHSISNAANRSLDADVIVIGCGVVGSSLACSLARDGRTVIAIERDLTEPNRIVGELLQPGGVRALKKLNLESCLDGFDAQPTCGYVIHDVQTQSQIHIPYPTDSDGTTLSGRAFHHGRFIMALRNAAKKEKNLNMIEGTVTKLITQDDRVIGVQYRPKGSEDTSEVYASLTVVCDGCFSKFRRALVTSAVSVSSHFVGLILHDCEQFRHRHAELVLSETSPTLVYKIGPNETRVLVDVNGKLPSDIKTYLRNVVAPNFPDHLRGSFLKAIETQVPRSMPNSFLPSHSSFIPGVIALGDALNMRHPLTGGGMTVGLSDVVLWREYLGGMKDLGDGEELRKAMERFQWRRKGAHAFVVNILAQALYALFAASDADLGQLRRACFAYFRLGGRAVSGPVGLLSILSPNPFVLIGHFFAVALYAVYFSIADEKWAIHRGFWRAGNVFTKACKVIFPLIWSERHVLV, encoded by the exons ATGTACGGTTGGACGTTCACGCAGCTCTTATACGTCGCTGTAGCAAACGTCTCTCTATCCTTTGCTTTATTCTTTTGGTTTCGGCGCTCGAAG aaCAGCGCCAGAAACGTTCCGAAATCTCCCGTTTTCCATAGTATTTCGAACGCCGCAAATCGGTCTCTAGACGCCGACGTGATAGTGATCGGGTGCGGCGTAGTGGGATCGTCGCTTGCCTGTAGCTTGGCTCGCGATGGACGCACTGTGATTGCGATCGAGCGTGATCTGACCGAACCGAATCGGATTGTCGGCGAATTGCTGCAGCCTGGTGGCGTCAGAGCCCTGAAAAAACTCAACCTCGAAA GTTGTCTTGACGGTTTTGACGCTCAGCCAACTTGCGGCTACGTGATTCACGACGTTCAAACTCAGAGCCAAATACACATTCCGTATCCGACTGACTCCGACGGAACTACACTTTCTGGAAGAGCGTTTCATCACGGCCGTTTTATTATGGCGCTCAGGAACGCAGctaagaaggagaaaaa TTTGAACATGATCGAGGGAACAGTGACCAAGTTGATCACGCAGGACGATCGCGTCATCGGAGTTCAGTACCGGCCAAAAGGGTCAGAAGATACGAGC GAGGTCTATGCTTCTTTGACGGTCGTCTGTGACGGCTGCttctcgaaatttcgtcgcgcgctTGTCACGTCAGCCGTTTCCGTCTCATCTCACTTTGTGGGTCTTATCCTTCATGACTGCGAACAGTTCAGGCATCGTCACGCTGAACTCGTTCTCTCCGAAACGTCGCCCACGCTCGTTTACAAAATCGGCCCCAACGAGAcgcgcgttctcgtcgacgttaaCGGGAAACTTCCCTCCGATATTAAGACCTACCTAAGAAATGTCGTAGCTCCGAACTTTCCCGACCACCTACGTGGATCGTTTCTGAAGGCGATAGAGACTCAAGTGCCGCGCAGCATGCCAAACAGTTTTCTTCCTTCGCATTCTTCTTTTATTCCCGGTGTCATTGCCCTTGGCGACGCTTTAAATATGAGACATCCGTTGACGGGAGGCGGGATGACGGTGGGACTGAGTGACGTCGTTCTGTGGAGAGAATATCTTGGCGGTATGAAAGACCTCGGCGACGGAGAGGAGTTGCGGAAAGCGATGGAACGATTTCAATGGCGTCGAAAAGGCGCACATGCTTTCGTTGTCAATATTCTGGCTCAGGCTCTGTACGCGCTTTTTGCGGCTTCTGATG CTGATCTCGGTCAACTTCGTCGCGCTTGCTTTGCTTATTTTCGTCTCGGAGGGAGAGCAGTATCAGGACCTGTGGGCCTTCTCTCAAT TCTCTCGCCCAACCCGTTTGTCTTAATCGGTCACTTTTTTGCCGTTGCCCTCTACGCTGTCTACTTCTCAATCGCAGACGAGAAGTGGGCGATACACAGAGGCTTTTGGAGAGCAGGGAACGTCTTCACAAAGGCGTGCAAAGTCATTTTCCCCCTGATATGGTCCGAAAGGCATGTCCTTGTGTAA
- the LOC136183723 gene encoding uncharacterized protein isoform X1: MSDLSADRPEWDWSSEDIDRLVLVEEDDIMDMAGRKRKRVGRVERRSDGKEHVICMPDEEVVRIMKYQKDLEHLRCLAVMCEREDDVLAVHTMAMEKTLQDLEQDNSDLEKGNGVKAMEHLFDLNSKVKRFAATTKKNEFRYKAMEMIADYCEKQSFSNGMFESEFQNMGKRLRDQKTLEQKGDAVSVSVSVTTSAVSSNGYDGSKGVDKEGRSEEGSNRVDALCRDAEENSPRTVEQKSTSEDDAQGMLFCSREDAAAALASTKASVSEIEVGAAASNSSLLGGKEKAAVADLPANSGDVASASLSNETVRKSPADAISLLPSAPL, translated from the exons ATGTCAGATCTTTCGGCTGATCGACCTGAGTGGGATTGGTCATCGGAAGAtatcgatcgtctcgtcctTGTTGAAG AAGACGATATCATGGACATGGCAGGCCGCAAGAGAAAACG GGTGGGACGGGTGGAACGACGGTCTGATGGGAAAGAACACGTCATATGTATGCCAGACGAAG AAGTCGTTCGTATTATGAAGTATCAGAAAGATTTAGAGCATCTGCGCTGCTTGGCTGTGATGTGCGAGCGGGAGGACGACGTTCTTGCCGTTCACACGATGGCAATGGAGAAGACGCTCCAGGATCTGGAGCAAGACAACAGCGATCTCGAGAAAGGCAACGGCGTGAAGGCAATGGAGCACCTGTTCGATTTGAACTCGAAGGTGAAGCGTTttgcggcgacgacgaagaagaacgagtTTCGATACAAGGCAATGGAAATGATAGCCGACTATTGCGAGAAACAATCGTTCAGCAATGGAATGTTCGAGAGCGAATTTCAGAATATGGGGAAACGATTGCGCGATCAAAAGACGCTTGAGCAAAAGGGAGACGCCGTCTCAGTCTCAGTCTCAGTGACCACTTCAGCTGTAAGTAGTAATGGTTACGACGGAAGTAAGGGCGTGGATAAGGAGGGTAGGAGTGAAGAGGGCAGCAACAGGGTTGATGCACTTTGCAGGgatgcagaagaaaattctcctagaacagttgaacagaAGAGTACGAGTGAGGACGATGCACAAGGAATGCTGTTTTGCAGTAGGGaagatgctgctgctgctcttGCTTCTACGAAAGCTTCAGTGAGCGAGATTGAGGTAGGTGCAGCTGCTAGTAATAGCAGTCTGCTTGGCGGAAAGGAAAAGGCGGCTGTTGCTGATTTACCCGCTAATAGCGGAGATGTGGCGTCTGCTTCTTTGAGCAACGAGACCGTTAGAAAATCCCCCGCAGATGCCATTTCTTTGCTACCATCAGCACCTTTATGA
- the LOC136183723 gene encoding uncharacterized protein isoform X2: MSDLSADRPEWDWSSEDIDRLVLVEDDIMDMAGRKRKRVGRVERRSDGKEHVICMPDEEVVRIMKYQKDLEHLRCLAVMCEREDDVLAVHTMAMEKTLQDLEQDNSDLEKGNGVKAMEHLFDLNSKVKRFAATTKKNEFRYKAMEMIADYCEKQSFSNGMFESEFQNMGKRLRDQKTLEQKGDAVSVSVSVTTSAVSSNGYDGSKGVDKEGRSEEGSNRVDALCRDAEENSPRTVEQKSTSEDDAQGMLFCSREDAAAALASTKASVSEIEVGAAASNSSLLGGKEKAAVADLPANSGDVASASLSNETVRKSPADAISLLPSAPL; this comes from the exons ATGTCAGATCTTTCGGCTGATCGACCTGAGTGGGATTGGTCATCGGAAGAtatcgatcgtctcgtcctTGTTGAAG ACGATATCATGGACATGGCAGGCCGCAAGAGAAAACG GGTGGGACGGGTGGAACGACGGTCTGATGGGAAAGAACACGTCATATGTATGCCAGACGAAG AAGTCGTTCGTATTATGAAGTATCAGAAAGATTTAGAGCATCTGCGCTGCTTGGCTGTGATGTGCGAGCGGGAGGACGACGTTCTTGCCGTTCACACGATGGCAATGGAGAAGACGCTCCAGGATCTGGAGCAAGACAACAGCGATCTCGAGAAAGGCAACGGCGTGAAGGCAATGGAGCACCTGTTCGATTTGAACTCGAAGGTGAAGCGTTttgcggcgacgacgaagaagaacgagtTTCGATACAAGGCAATGGAAATGATAGCCGACTATTGCGAGAAACAATCGTTCAGCAATGGAATGTTCGAGAGCGAATTTCAGAATATGGGGAAACGATTGCGCGATCAAAAGACGCTTGAGCAAAAGGGAGACGCCGTCTCAGTCTCAGTCTCAGTGACCACTTCAGCTGTAAGTAGTAATGGTTACGACGGAAGTAAGGGCGTGGATAAGGAGGGTAGGAGTGAAGAGGGCAGCAACAGGGTTGATGCACTTTGCAGGgatgcagaagaaaattctcctagaacagttgaacagaAGAGTACGAGTGAGGACGATGCACAAGGAATGCTGTTTTGCAGTAGGGaagatgctgctgctgctcttGCTTCTACGAAAGCTTCAGTGAGCGAGATTGAGGTAGGTGCAGCTGCTAGTAATAGCAGTCTGCTTGGCGGAAAGGAAAAGGCGGCTGTTGCTGATTTACCCGCTAATAGCGGAGATGTGGCGTCTGCTTCTTTGAGCAACGAGACCGTTAGAAAATCCCCCGCAGATGCCATTTCTTTGCTACCATCAGCACCTTTATGA
- the LOC136183720 gene encoding arylsulfatase J-like has product MHVLRTLTALLLSQVTLAKNDLPTTNSKPHIFMLLVDDWGWANVGYHRTVATNDIQTPNIDKLCAEGVELNQHYVHNVCSPTRSSLLSGRLPMHVNVNNGDSTMHNPKDPVAGFQGVPRNMTVIAEKMKEGGYATHQVGKWDAGMATRDHIPLGRGFDTSFGYFHHANDFYTQQEGRCKDKNDVAPVDLWATDKPAHGLNGTDYEEHMFGEHVLQVLKEHDPSVPLFLYYAPHVAHTPYQVPQPYLDKFRFIDDDLRRVYHAMVYYLDEVVGNITDMFKSKGMWNNTLVVVSADNGGPEHNNTGANNYPLKGGKQSNWQGGVRVNAFVSGGFVPRSMRGKKLEGYIAVCDWYATFCHLADVDPTDAKAASAKLPPIDSLNMWPYVSGQVSSSPRPEVPIASDSMVQGLISGSYKILIGKLGSAGWTGPQYPNISHPAGVNDREDCGDGCLFNIKTDPEERNNLAESMKDVLKDMQRKLARYQKTFYNPDRGSSDPAACDAAINVYKGFWGPWVT; this is encoded by the coding sequence ATGCACGTTCTCCGTACTCTAACGGCGTTGCTTCTTTCTCAGGTTACTTTGGCTAAAAACGATCTGCCAACAACTAATTCTAAGCCCCACATTTTCAtgctcctcgtcgacgactggGGTTGGGCAAATGTCGGCTATCACCGAACCGTTGCGACAAACGACATCCAAACTCCAAACATCGACAAATTGTGCGCCGAAGGAGTCGAGCTCAACCAGCATTACGTCCACAACGTCTGCTCGCCAACGCGATCCTCTCTCCTCAGCGGCCGCCTTCCCATGCACGTGAACGTCAACAacggcgattcgacgatgCACAACCCAAAGGATCCCGTAGCCGGATTCCAAGGCGTGCCACGCAATATGACAGTTATagctgaaaaaatgaaagaggGCGGGTATGCAACGCATCAGGTGGGCAAGTGGGATGCCGGCATGGCAACGCGAGATCACATACCTCTGGGACGAGGCTTCGACACGAGCTTCGGATACTTTCATCACGCGAATGACTTTTACACGCAGCAAGAGGGCCGTTGtaaagacaaaaacgacgtcgctccgGTCGATTTGTGGGCGACCGATAAGCCAGCGCACGGCCTAAACGGCACCGATTATGAAGAGCACATGTTTGGGGAGCACGTACTTCAAGTGCTGAAAGAACACGATCCGTCCGTTCCACTCTTCCTCTACTACGCGCCCCACGTCGCTCACACGCCGTACCAAGTTCCGCAGCCCTATCTCGATAAATTCCgtttcatcgacgacgacctGCGTCGAGTCTATCACGCCATGGTGTACTAtctcgacgaagtcgtcggtAATATCACGGATATGTTCAAAAGCAAAGGAATGTGGAACAACACCTTGGTAGTCGTGAGTGCCGACAACGGAGGTCCCGAGCACAATAACACCGGTGCAAACAACTATCCGCTCAAAGGTGGAAAGCAGAGCAACTGGCAAGGTGGAGTTCGAGTTAACGCTTTCGTTTCCGGGGGCTTCGTTCCACGGTCGATGCGCGGCAAAAAGCTTGAAGGTTACATCGCAGTTTGCGACTGGTACGCGACGTTTTGTCATTTAGCTGACGTTGATCCCACCGACGCCAAGGCCGCTTCCGCGAAACTTCCGCCTATCGATAGCCTGAACATGTGGCCTTACGTTTCTGGACAAGTTTCCTCTTCTCCTCGCCCGGAGGTTCCTATTGCTTCCGACTCCATGGTGCAGGGACTGATCAGTGGAAGTTATAAAATACTTATTGGCAAATTGGGTTCGGCTGGGTGGACTGGTCCGCAGTATCCAAATATTTCTCATCCTGCTGGCGTCAATGACAGGGAAGATTGCGGAGATGGGTGCCTTTTCAACATCAAAACCGAtcctgaagaaagaaataatttGGCTGAGTCAATGAAAGATGTACTAAAAGACATGCAAAGGAAGTTGGCGCGTTATCAAAAAACGTTCTATAATCCTGATCGAGGTTCATCGGATCCGGCGGCGTGCGACGCAGCTATAAATGTGTACAAGGGATTTTGGGGGCCCTGGGTCACCTGA
- the LOC136183722 gene encoding monoacylglycerol lipase ABHD6-like gives MESVFFAFKLVLTSILCVAFVLVCLYIFVPNVFLTICVRAVTIVTKFKRKTLRVQDFIYYYLERSGSSSNAATTLVLLHGFTDTKDSWAIMSQFLPRDWRIIALDLPGHGETTRMAEAEHNVHFLVDRFGEFVAGLGLSRSGFHVAGCSLGGKVAGVYSSYFPGQIKTLILLCPFGIEMPQPSPLACEYFKSGRRASNCFLPETPTEMRKLLRLALHEVPPLPNHLLNRLVHNRRPSYPFFDRMTDDIMNPSHRYLLEQRMAFIRCPTLVVWGKQDEVLDVSCVDVLKAGISDCQTVVLDGCAHAIYLDRPRCTAQLITEFIQKRLLKSL, from the exons ATGGAGTCGGTTTTCTTTGCATTCAAACTCGTCTTAACGTCAATTCTCTGCGTTGCGTTTGTTCTCGTTTGTCTCTACATTTTTGTCCCGAACGTCTTTCTGACAATATGTGTGCG GGCTGTCACGATCGTCACGAAATTTAAGCGAAAGACGCTGCGCGTTCAAGATTTTATCTACTACTATCTAGAACGATCGGGATCGTCGTCAAACGCGGCGACAACGCTCGTTCTCCTTCACGGCTTCACTGACACGAAGGATAGCTGGGCAATCATGAGTCAGTTTCTGCCGCGAGACTGGCGCATCATCGCACTCGACCTTCCGGGTCACGGTGAAACGACTCGAATGGCAGAAGCTGAGCATAACGTCCATTTCTTGGTGGATCGTTTTGGAGAG TTTGTCGCCGGTCTGGGGCTTAGTAGGAGTGGCTTTCACGTTGCGGGATGTTCTCTTGGCGGTAAAGTGGCTGGTGTTTACTCTTCCTATTTTCCAGGCCAAATCAAAACTTTGATACTTCTTTGTCCTTTTG GAATTGAGATGCCTCAGCCAAGTCCTTTGGCGTGTGAATATTTCAAATCGGGGCGCAGAGCATCAAATTGCTTCTTGCCTGAAACTCCCACTGAAATGCGCAAGTTGCTTAGGTTGGCTTTGCACGAAGTTCCTCCTTTGCCCAATCATCTCCTAAATCGACTCGTTCACAATCGACGGCCAAGTTATCCATTTTTTGACAGAA TGACTGACGACATCATGAATCCGTCCCATCGCTATTTGCTTGAGCAGCGGATGGCATTTATTCGCTGTCCAACTTTGGTCGTTTGGGGAAAGCAGGACGAAGTGTTAGACGTGTCTTGCGTTGATGTACTGAAGGCGGGAATTTCAGATTGCCAAACTGTCGTTTTGGATGGATGCGCGCACGCTATTTATTTGGACAGACCCCGTTGCACAGCACAGCTGATAACggaattcattcaaaagcGGCTTCTAAAATCACTTTGA
- the LOC136183716 gene encoding uncharacterized protein — translation MMNTAVFGFVHVLLLAAVVAGERYFSTCEPHSLPENRGTLKYPSPDSRLPYYAKNVDCTWKFQPSTFLGSPTTCDRMVATVEFLDTEKDGDILEIIDSSTNRVLARLSGQSESSRGFPKQYVACSSELTIRFKSNNNWERRHGFKISYATERNMLNPKIMTFGYVDADWTICGSESRPACLNFFNIPDGTDTFYADVSNRDGDSESVGITFEEGSSKTLSANRLITFQLTRTYQGFKAELCGTTTCKGSSDSVLNGHESQSVIQYLRRCSKEAATYCDKGYHNYDGFNKRYCNNNGEWDRPSPPQCKRIKCSNIPSIDNGHFIFSNESKNEYYDEEKIEWKCEKGYSHVDNFYSRHPFSPFPFHSIWNEMEHMHEMEHMHEMEHMPRYYDMPPPLHWRLPGPVSDDFLRLLASRAGNMTCGANGWRRVPKCQPIRCPKISLNNGTVSTRKQIDFTYGPGSLGWGYIDRRPHYLSTASFSCNRGFTLVGHSVATCMANSKWNVPLPKCLPITDAVKDQIATFDSNFLLPLATYSRNAQPDENLLGRHDRSDVLDAQSDVKLDLLFAFNIAERSPLEEVYKKFVNNTIMNFPIDAEKTRVAVLVLMNGTIWKFVGTPNQTDLLEGNPHNISENLEEFRENINEMFETGLGSEPRVAKRVAVIVNEKLPRVANQQRALAALQRYNQLNVKSLHISTRDLPHFMEPTADFIEFNTADDFHTFVNYSSPTTVDDLCGVAGAPGQHYPFSNFSVAARGAWPWLVTVLGKGEYECDGVLVHRRWVVTGADCFKKATRTSGWYNGKISGYRIGVRVGQYELNDNDDGLTVSKYDGIDVVTRGDHPPPGLKVWRSTRRFKPDILENNMAVIRLDKPIEVSRFRKPICSPRHSEYNTMMSDERIAVGQTAFLVGYQYVKNGERVVSNVPIESSVVIANLSECKQRWPRKTIIDSNLCVRGIPGDICYGATGTPLMCQDPKTNRYVLCGVGSFGFEECKDGYAVYTNMRKYEEMIRDTVRMESYLYKKSHY, via the exons atGATGAATACGGCAGTCTTTGGATTCGTGCATGTGCTTCTCCTggctgcagtcgttgcag GAGAGAGATATTTCAGCACGTGCGAACCTCACTCACTTCCTGAAAATCGAGGAACCTTGAAGTATCCTTCTCCAGATAGCCGATTACCCTACTATGCCAAAAACGTTGACTGCACGTGGAAGTTTCAGCCTTCCACTTTTCTCGGTTCTCCCACCACTTGCGATCGGATGGTCGCAACAGTGGAGTTTCTTGATACCGAGAAGGACGGAGACATTCTCGAGATCATAGATTCATCCACGAACAGAGTCTTGGCCCGTCTTTCAGGACAATCTGAAAGTTCTCGCGGTTTTCCTAAACAGTACGTCGCTTGCTCTTCTGAATTAACAATTCGTTTCAAATCAAACAACAATTGGGAAAGAAGACACGGGTTTAAGATTTCCTACGCAACAGAGA GAAACATGCTCAATCcaaaaattatgacgtttGGGTACGTTGATGCAGACTGGACAATTTGCGGATCTGAGAGTCGTCCAGCCTGCTTGAACTTCTTCAATATCCCTGACGGCACCGATACCTTTTATGCCGATGTTTCTAACCGAGACGGCGACTCGGAAAGCGTCGGAATTACTTTCGAAGAAGGGTCAAGCAAGACTCTCTCTGCCAACAGACTGATCACATTTCAACTTACGCGGACCTATCAAGGCTTTAAAGCAGAACTCTGCG GTACCACTACGTGTAAAGGTTCATCAGACTCAGTGCTAAATGGGCACGAATCCCAATCTGTCATTCAATATCTAAGACGGTGCTCCAAAGAGGCAGCTACCTACTGCGACAAAGGCTATCACAATTACGATGGTTTTAATAAACGATATTGTAATAACAACGGAGAATGGGATCGTCCAAGTCCACCCCAGTGCAAAA GAATCAAGTGTTCCAATATACCTTCGATCGACAACGGACATTTTATCTTTTCCAACGAAAGCAAAAATGAATATTACGATGAAGAAAAGATTGAGTGGAAATGCGAAAAAGGCTATTCTCACGTAGATAACTTCTATAGTAGACATcccttttcgccttttccctttcATTCAATATGGAACGAGATGGAACATATGCACGAGATGGAACATATGCACGAGATGGAACATATGCCACGTTACTACGATATGCCTCCTCCTTTGCACTGGAGGCTTCCAGGGCCAGTTTCTGACGATTTTCTCAGGCTTTTGGCATCGCGAGCAGGAAATATGACTTGCGGGGCTAATGGATGGAGAAGAGTTCCAAAATGCCAAC CTATTCGGTGTCCAAAAATTAGTCTGAATAACGGCACTGTTTCGACTAGAAAACAAATCGATTTTACGTACGGCCCCGGATCATTAGGCTGGGGTTACATCGACAGGAGGCCTCATTATCTGTCAACAGCTAGCTTTTCTTGCAACAGAGGATTTACCCTTGTTGGCCACAGTGTCGCCACCTGTATGGCTAATTCGAAATGGAACGTCCCTCTTCCCAAAT GTTTACCCATAACTGATGCGGTCAAAGACCAAATCGCAACGTTCGATAGCAATTTCTTGCTTCCCTTAGCAACGTATTCTCGCAATGCTCAGCCCGACGAGAATCTTCTCGGAAGACACGATCGCTCCGATGTGCTCGACGCGCAGTCCGACGTCAAACTGGATCTCCTCTTCGCTTTCAATATCGCCGAGAGAAGTCCTCTGGAAGAAGTGTATAAAAAATTTGTTAATAACACTATTATGAACTTCCCCATTGACGCAGAAAAGACCCGCGTGGCTGTCTTGGTTCTCATGAACGGAACGATTTGGAAATTTGTCGGTACACCCAATCAAACTGATTTGCTAGAAGGAAATCCTCATAACATCTCTGAAAATCTCGAAGAGTTCAGAGAAAACATTAATGAGATGTTCGAGACAGGATTAGGCAGCGAACCGCGAGTTGCGAAGAGAGTGGCTGTGATTGTTAACGAGAAACTCCCGAGGGTCGCTAATCAACAACGCGCTTTGGCTGCACTACAGCGTTACAATCAATTGAACGTCAAATCACTCCATATTTCGACGCGTGACTTGCCGCACTTTATGGAACCCACAGCGGACTTCATCGAATTCAACACAGCCGACGATTTCCATACCTTTGTGAACTACTCCAGCCCAA CTACGGTCGACGATCTTTGCGGTGTAGCTGGAGCTCCGGGCCAGCACTATCCCTTTTCCAACTTCTCGGTCGCAGCACGTGGGGCCTGGCCCTGGCTTGTCACCGTCCTGGGCAAGGGAGAGTACGaatgcgacggcgttctcgttCACCGCCGATGGGTAGTCACCGGTGCCGACTGTTTCAAAAAGGCGACTCGTACCAGCGGATGGTACAACGGCAAAATCAGCGGTTATAGAATAGGAGTTCGAGTTGGACAATACGAACTGAACGACAATGACGATGGACTGACGGTAAGCAAGTACGACGGAATCGACGTAGTCACTCGAGGAGATCATCCGCCGCCTGGACTGAAAGTGTGGCGCTCAACAAGAAGATTCAAACCGGATATACTCGAGAACAACATGGCTGTTATAAGGCTAGACAAGCCTATAGAGGTGAGCCGCTTTCGAAAGCCTATCTGTTCACCAAGGCATTCGGAGTACAACACGATGATGAGCGATGAAAGGATTGCAGTCGGACAGACGGCGTTCCTCGTCGGGTATCAATACGTGAAAAATGGCGAAAGAGTCGTCTCGAATGTTCCTATTGAGTCGAGTGTTGTTATAGCTAACTTGTCCGAATGCAAGCAGAGGTGGCCTCGGAAAACGATTATAGATTCGAATCTGTGTGTTCGAGGCATTCCTGGAGATATTTGCTATGGAGCGACGGGCACTCCTCTTATGTGTCAGGATCCTAAGACGAACCGATACGTTCTGTGCGGTGTTGGCAGTTTTGGCTTTGAGGAGTGCAAGGATGGATACGCCGTTTATACTAATATGAGGAAATACGAAGAGATGATACGCGACACCGTTAGGATGGAATCGTATTTGTATAAGAAGTCTCATTACTAA